In the Arachis ipaensis cultivar K30076 chromosome B10, Araip1.1, whole genome shotgun sequence genome, one interval contains:
- the LOC107621827 gene encoding uncharacterized protein LOC107621827 gives MNELRPCAPISLKHVVAQELIKGLRAVSDSLLLYNTTRVLRANESGLFLSLCRAFIEVAYPHSATCFGRCYPGGATIIMDAKNLYDGISRLLETSSAARELPKPVNNGKAKGADENGDVPAAAENGETTIV, from the exons ATGAATGAGCTGCGTCCATGTGCCCCAATAAGTCTAAAACATGTCGTTGCCCAAGAATTGATTAAGGGATTACGAGCTGTTTCTGATTCATTGTTGCTGTACAATACAACTCGAGTGCTCAGAGCGAACGAATCAGGACTTTTCCTCTCACTCTGCCGGGCATTTATTGAG GTTGCTTATCCTCATTCTGCAACATGTTTTGGACGATGTTACCCCGGTGGAGCAACAATTATTATGGATGCTAAGAACTTGTATGACGGAATCAGCCGCCTATTAGAGACATCCTCTGCTGCAAGAGAGCTCCCAAAACCAGTGAACAATGGCAAAGCAAAGGGTGCAGATGAGAATGGCGATGTTCCGGCAGCAGCAGAGAACGGAGAAACCACTATTGTATGA
- the LOC107620277 gene encoding protein FAR1-RELATED SEQUENCE 5-like, with amino-acid sequence MDSGSEGNSDFSGQWTDGWSSESEEEEEEVSKGLESPSRVGKDNEPVERVDVFGEGDNGGRMPSSESPRGSGDQMSDDVDTSMLSTAAALADAEFHGVEEAYARYVEYAKATGFAIRKGDSIKDDEGNVVRKFFYCNRQGLQEKKHYERADRKRAHKAETRTNCSAKFIVFLDKQCGKWRTKIFVQDHNHDLTLPAFTNVMAAHRNINEGDKAHIHSMHEAGFQTNQIMGFFSYLSGGYRNLHFIKKDVYNYIDNVRRSRIVQGDAAAAISYLKGKTEMDPLAVVMYTYCPENHLGHLFWSDGAMQYDYECFGDVLAFDSTYRKNLYNQPLVIFSGTNHHRQTIIFSFGLLEDEKIPSYKWLLGTFLEVMHQKQPKVLVIDRYESMKEAIRTEFPNATHRLCTWHLARNAVSNIKDNDFCSAFKTAVYGHFEVEEFDQYWADMVAAFGLQENKWIWATYEKRVHWKNAYLCDTFCAGLRTTSRCEGINASLKRFIKSSNCLLELVENLERVVKDYRNNEFIADYKSLYSEPVITTGLESIERAMSQIYTREIFFEVKKQIEGVAALIVLHRESYGSTEKFMFRKFRKPRRVYSVLYESNSERYECSCKLWNSIEIPCSHIICVLKELEKDALPMRLVLKRWCKNAKSGSFHDSDGGLDSNRAFRGRYGSLWTSFLPMCLLAAQRPATYKYAAAKIAQLLKEIEAEVSKGNSSTFVHDTVDGEDILDPKIIKSKGAPRSTGNGKMARRCKRGHGFGHDRRNCTANKEDMLDEVSVKFKVAIGSVTV; translated from the coding sequence ATGGATAGTGGCAGCGAAGGGAACTCGGACTTTTCGGGTCAATGGACCGATGGATGGAGTAGTGAGtccgaagaggaagaggaagaggtgtCTAAGGGGTTAGAGTCACCGTCACGAGTGGGCAAGGATAATGAGCCGGTAGAGAGAGTTGATGTATTTGGTGAAGGGGACAATGGTGGCAGAATGCCTTCATCGGAGTCACCACGTGGTTCAGGCGATCAAATGAGTGATGATGTGGACACTTCGATGCTTTCAACCGCGGCTGCATTGGCCGATGCCGAATTTCATGGGGTTGAAGAGGCTTATGCAAGATATGTGGAGTATGCAAAGGCGACTGGATTTGCGATTCGAAAAGGGGATTCCATTAAAGATGATGAAGGCAATGTTGTGAGGAAATTTTTCTATTGCAATCGACAGGGCTTGCAGGAGAAGAAGCATTATGAGAGGGCGGATAGGAAAAGGGCGCATAAGGCAGAGACTAGGACCAACTGTAGTGCGAAGTTCATTGTATTTTTAGACAAACAGTGTGGCAAGTGGAGGACGAAGATATTTGTTCAAGATCACAATCATGATTTGACTTTGCCTGCTTTCACTAACGTGATGGCAGCTCACCGCAATATCAACGAAGGTGATAAAGCCCACATTCATAGTATGCACGAAGCAGGATTCCAAACCAATCAGATCATGGGGTTCTTTTCATATTTGTCCGGGGGTTATCGAAACTTGCACTTCATAAAGAAGGATGTTTACAACTATATCGACAATGTACGTCGCTCTCGGATTGTTCAGGGCGATGCGGCAGCAGCAATAAGTTATCTGAAGGGAAAAACCGAGATGGATCCATTAGCTGTTGTGATGTACACATATTGTCCCGAAAACCACCTTGGTCATCTGTTTTGGTCAGACGGAGCAATGCAGTATGACTATGAGTGCTTTGGTGACGTGTTGGCATTTGATTCGACATATAGGAAGAATCTATACAACCAGCCTTTAGTAATATTTTCTGGCACTAATCACCACCGACAGACAATAATTTTTAGTTTCGGGTTGTTGGAGGATGAGAAAATTCCATCTTATAAGTGGCTGCTAGGCACTTTCCTTGAGGTCATGCATCAAAAACAGCCCAAAGTTTTGGTTATAGATAGATACGAGTCAATGAAGGAGGCTATTAGGACAGAATTCCCTAATGCCACGCATCGACTTTGCACCTGGCACTTAGCGCGGAATGCTGTTTCAAACATCAAGGATAATGATTTTTGTTCTGCTTTTAAGACTGCTGTGTATGGTCATTTTGAGGTAGAGGAGTTTGATCAATATTGGGCAGACATGGTTGCTGCATTCGGGTTACAGGAGAACAAATGGATTTGGGCAACGTACGAGAAGAGGGTACATTGGAAAAATGCGTATTTGTGTGATACGTTTTGTGCTGGGTTGAGAACGACGTCAAGATGCGAGGGTATTAATGCATCGCTTAAAAGGTTTATCAAGTCCTCGAattgtttgttggagttggtcgAGAATCTTGAACGTGTGGTTAAGGACTACAGGAATAATGAGTTTATCGCGGATTATAAATCTCTATATTCAGAACCGGTCATAACCACTGGGTTGGAATCAATTGAGAGGGCCATGTCACAAATCTACACTAGAGAGATATTTTTCGAGGTTAAGAAACAGATTGAAGGGGTGGCTGCGTTGATAGTTCTTCATAGGGAGAGTTATGGTAGCACAGAGAAATTCATGTTTAGAAAGTTTCGTAAGCCCCGTCGGGTTTACTCTGTACTGTATGAAAGCAACTCTGAAAGGTATGAGTGTTCTTGCAAGCTTTGGAACAGCATAGAAATTCCATGCAGCCATATCATCTGTGTTTTGAAAGAGCTGGAGAAGGATGCCTTGCCAATGCGGTTGGTGCTGAAAAGGTGGTGCAAAAATGCTAAGTCTGGATCATTCCACGACTCGGACGGAGGTTTGGATAGTAATAGAGCATTTCGAGGGCGATATGGTTCATTGTGGACTTCTTTCCTCCCTATGTGTTTGTTAGCGGCTCAACGGCCTGCCACGTACAAGTACGCTGCTGCCAAGATAGCGCAGCTATTAAAAGAGATTGAAGCGGAAGTTTCGAAGGGTAACAGTTCAACTTTCGTGCATGATACTGTAGATGGTGAAGATATTTTAGATCCAAAGATTATCAAGTCAAAAGGTGCACCGCGGTCAACCGGCAACGGCAAAATGGCTAGGCGATGCAAGCGCGGCCACGGTTTTGGACATGATCGGCGAAATTGCACAGCAAACAAGGAGGACATGTTAGATGAGGTTAGTGTTAAATTTAAAGTCGCCATTGGTAGTGTTACCGTATGA